In the Flavisolibacter tropicus genome, one interval contains:
- a CDS encoding DUF5103 domain-containing protein, whose protein sequence is MEDNFTRVTIFKTLLIGFLCFCILNIKVTATPAIDPETGVSPAYVGVIKSIKLNKPGDQSSFPVLLLNSADVLELHFDDLEGGVKNYYYTYQLCNVDWTPSVLTTFDFIRGFQNVRINTYRNSSIATTRYTHYQAQVPDRNSFPTRSGNYLLKVFINNDTSKLAFIRRFVVVDNKTKVSAQLQQPFGAQISRTHQKLQIGVTTDNRIQAFSPQDLKIVVLQNRNWRTSLFIDRPTITRGNYYEYSDEGITAMPAGKEWRWIDVRSLRLQSDRMERINTRPDTTQVYVKPESSRNGQVYVYYRDLNGNYTLETLEGVNPFWQGDYGNVHFSFMPAGGRPLEGKDVYVFGELSNYASNGEGKMQFNEETKRYETTLFLKQGYYNYSYITVPTNDTKAYPDYSQTEGNDWTTENNYVVLVYYRPFGARADELIGFATINSIFQLN, encoded by the coding sequence ATGGAAGATAATTTTACCCGTGTAACCATCTTCAAGACGCTTTTGATTGGCTTTCTGTGCTTTTGTATTCTAAATATCAAGGTTACTGCTACTCCTGCAATCGACCCTGAAACAGGAGTTTCTCCTGCGTACGTAGGTGTAATTAAGTCGATAAAGCTTAATAAGCCGGGAGATCAATCTTCGTTTCCTGTGCTGTTGCTTAATAGTGCAGATGTATTAGAACTGCATTTCGATGACCTGGAGGGCGGGGTAAAAAACTATTATTACACGTATCAACTTTGTAATGTAGACTGGACACCAAGTGTTTTAACTACGTTCGATTTTATCAGGGGGTTTCAAAATGTGCGTATAAACACTTATCGTAACTCTTCTATTGCTACTACACGTTATACACACTACCAGGCTCAAGTGCCCGACCGCAATTCATTTCCTACGCGTTCTGGCAACTATTTGCTAAAGGTTTTTATCAATAATGACACTTCAAAGCTGGCCTTTATCCGCCGCTTTGTAGTGGTAGACAACAAGACCAAAGTGAGTGCGCAACTGCAGCAGCCCTTCGGTGCACAGATTAGTCGTACACATCAGAAACTGCAAATTGGCGTAACTACGGATAATCGCATACAAGCATTCAGCCCGCAAGACCTGAAAATAGTAGTGTTGCAAAACCGTAACTGGAGAACCTCGCTTTTTATTGACAGGCCTACCATAACCAGGGGTAATTATTACGAGTATAGCGATGAAGGTATAACGGCAATGCCGGCAGGAAAGGAGTGGCGTTGGATTGATGTACGGAGCTTACGGTTGCAAAGCGATCGTATGGAACGTATCAATACCCGGCCCGATACTACGCAGGTCTATGTGAAACCAGAATCGTCCCGCAACGGACAGGTATATGTATACTACCGCGATCTGAATGGAAATTATACGCTTGAAACATTAGAGGGCGTCAATCCTTTTTGGCAGGGTGATTATGGTAATGTGCATTTCTCTTTTATGCCAGCAGGTGGTCGACCGTTAGAAGGAAAGGATGTATATGTTTTTGGAGAACTGAGTAATTATGCCAGTAATGGGGAAGGGAAGATGCAGTTCAATGAAGAGACTAAGCGGTACGAAACCACACTTTTCTTAAAACAAGGGTATTACAACTATTCTTATATTACAGTCCCCACAAATGATACAAAGGCTTATCCCGATTACAGCCAGACAGAAGGCAACGATTGGACCACTGAGAATAACTATGTAGTATTAGTCTATTATCGCCCTTTTGGTGCACGTGCTGATGAACTGATAGGGTTTGCTACTATTAATTCAATTTTTCAATTGAATTAA
- a CDS encoding MBL fold metallo-hydrolase has translation MNRAIIDKREVSASQERSIANNIWLVAPGVWRMKEIFVNLYLIQNRDGTDWVLVDTGLKNTASKIKQMATELFGSRGSKPKAIIMTHGHFDHRGSLLELANYWGVPIYCHHMERPYLTDKASYPPPDPSVGGGLMALMSFAYPRKPINVGTYLRELPEDGSIAELDDWRWIHTPGHTPGHISLFREKDGVLIAGDAFVTTMQESALAVITQKKYVCGPPKYFTPDWGAAARSVRALAALEPNVVATGHGRAMYNDEARKELHKLTREFWKWGIPATGRYVKEAATFDDNGIPTHIPPHRGTMIKKVAIAAALLTIGYLLLRQRRNLKGINKQVTGKLGKALVTGSLATLGATAPASPALPSVPLIPAI, from the coding sequence ATGAATAGGGCTATTATTGATAAGCGCGAGGTGAGTGCATCACAGGAGAGAAGTATTGCCAACAACATCTGGCTCGTAGCGCCGGGTGTGTGGCGGATGAAGGAAATCTTTGTAAATCTATATCTTATACAAAATAGAGATGGAACGGACTGGGTATTGGTAGACACGGGATTAAAGAACACCGCATCCAAGATTAAACAGATGGCTACTGAATTATTTGGATCCCGGGGAAGTAAGCCAAAGGCAATTATAATGACTCATGGACACTTTGATCATAGAGGTTCGTTATTAGAACTGGCCAATTATTGGGGCGTACCTATCTACTGTCATCACATGGAGCGGCCTTACCTGACAGATAAAGCTTCTTACCCACCACCAGACCCTTCAGTAGGGGGAGGCTTGATGGCCCTAATGTCCTTTGCCTACCCGCGTAAACCTATTAATGTAGGAACCTATTTACGTGAGCTGCCAGAAGATGGTAGTATAGCAGAGCTGGACGATTGGCGCTGGATCCATACACCGGGCCATACACCTGGTCATATCAGCCTGTTTCGTGAAAAAGATGGAGTACTGATAGCGGGCGATGCGTTTGTAACTACCATGCAGGAGTCGGCATTAGCTGTTATAACACAAAAGAAATATGTATGTGGCCCACCTAAATACTTTACTCCTGATTGGGGAGCCGCAGCCCGCTCAGTGCGAGCTCTGGCAGCCTTAGAACCCAATGTAGTAGCCACCGGACATGGGCGTGCTATGTATAATGATGAGGCACGCAAGGAGCTGCATAAGCTCACAAGGGAGTTTTGGAAATGGGGTATACCAGCAACAGGCCGTTATGTAAAAGAGGCTGCTACGTTTGATGATAATGGTATCCCTACCCATATTCCTCCACACAGAGGTACAATGATTAAAAAGGTAGCTATAGCTGCGGCCTTGTTAACCATCGGTTACCTCTTATTGAGGCAGCGTAGAAATTTGAAAGGAATTAATAAACAAGTAACAGGAAAATTAGGTAAAGCGTTAGTTACAGGCTCTTTAGCCACGCTAGGGGCTACAGCACCTGCGTCGCCAGCTTTGCCATCGGTGCCATTGATACCGGCAATTTAG
- a CDS encoding pyridoxine 5'-phosphate synthase, producing the protein MTKLSVNINKFATLRNSRGGNNPDVVKAAIDAQKFGADGVTVHPRPDERHIRYEDVRQIKKIITTEFNIEGNSREQKFVDLVLEVKPDQVTLVPDELGQLTSDHGWDTIKHKDYLKEIIGVFKKAGIRVSIFVDPIVAMVEGAAETGTDRIELYTEGYATQFLLNKEAAVAPYVHAANRAKELGLGINAGHDLDLHNLKYLKQHIPHLDEVSIGHALISDALYMGFENTIKQYKEQLA; encoded by the coding sequence ATGACAAAGCTGAGTGTTAATATCAACAAGTTCGCCACCCTGCGAAATAGTCGTGGTGGCAATAATCCTGATGTGGTAAAAGCAGCAATAGATGCACAAAAGTTTGGTGCCGATGGTGTAACGGTGCACCCTCGTCCTGATGAGCGTCATATCCGTTACGAAGACGTAAGGCAGATAAAAAAGATCATTACTACAGAGTTCAATATTGAAGGCAACTCGCGCGAGCAAAAGTTTGTAGACCTGGTTCTGGAAGTTAAGCCTGATCAGGTAACCCTAGTACCCGACGAGCTAGGCCAACTCACTTCCGATCACGGCTGGGATACCATTAAACATAAAGACTATTTAAAAGAGATCATTGGTGTATTTAAGAAAGCGGGCATTCGCGTTTCCATCTTTGTGGATCCAATTGTAGCTATGGTAGAAGGTGCAGCAGAAACAGGCACCGATCGTATTGAATTATATACGGAAGGTTATGCTACCCAATTCTTACTGAATAAAGAAGCTGCGGTAGCACCATACGTACATGCTGCTAACCGAGCTAAAGAACTAGGCTTGGGCATTAATGCCGGTCACGACCTGGATCTACATAATCTTAAATATCTAAAACAACATATTCCTCACCTAGACGAAGTAAGCATAGGTCACGCACTGATCTCCGACGCATTGTATATGGGCTTTGAGAATACGATCAAACAATACAAGGAACAGTTAGCTTGA
- a CDS encoding DUF2452 domain-containing protein encodes MVQAYNFLGSWQLFPEKGNYEWGTRPKSGIYQIEAIDNRKAIRIHQSWVTLENESFVSDYLVEADGEIHPSENVELAHEVQVHFIDTVNMELHFYKNSQTFLHITHEILPNGFLKITQQGTHSNGEGYTNTEVFHKQMSVLPYGASAAGAIVKATEEGVIRHKALTAMEEQTHMQLEQIRKQIELLAQPAQEIHQRKELSKLIYSAKLSFKPEIGQVYYLYEKNDNTHTLSLISPTEWGAGMPYKKFVAAVQLLADHTWKERPL; translated from the coding sequence GTGGTTCAAGCATATAATTTTCTGGGAAGCTGGCAGTTATTTCCAGAAAAAGGTAATTACGAATGGGGTACGCGCCCTAAAAGTGGCATATACCAAATTGAGGCTATTGATAATCGAAAGGCCATACGCATTCATCAGAGCTGGGTTACACTGGAAAATGAAAGTTTTGTTTCGGATTATCTGGTAGAAGCAGATGGTGAAATACACCCTTCCGAAAATGTTGAGTTAGCCCATGAAGTGCAAGTTCATTTTATTGATACCGTAAACATGGAGCTGCACTTTTACAAGAACAGCCAAACTTTTCTTCACATAACACACGAAATACTGCCAAATGGCTTTTTAAAAATCACCCAACAAGGCACCCACTCAAACGGAGAAGGCTATACGAACACTGAAGTATTCCATAAACAAATGAGCGTACTTCCTTACGGCGCATCTGCGGCCGGTGCCATTGTTAAAGCAACAGAAGAAGGCGTCATACGTCACAAGGCTTTAACTGCTATGGAGGAGCAAACCCATATGCAGTTAGAGCAGATCCGCAAGCAGATTGAACTATTGGCACAGCCGGCACAGGAAATACACCAACGCAAAGAGCTATCAAAGCTTATCTATAGTGCCAAGCTGTCTTTCAAACCAGAGATCGGCCAGGTTTATTATTTGTATGAAAAGAATGATAACACCCATACCCTATCATTGATCTCGCCCACCGAGTGGGGCGCCGGTATGCCCTACAAGAAGTTTGTAGCGGCGGTACAATTACTGGCTGATCATACGTGGAAAGAGCGCCCATTATAA
- a CDS encoding DUF4268 domain-containing protein, translating to MYSRQEASQLRQEFWTAFGQYMQPILSAEGGKVNWVNYKTGEKYIYFKMQADKKKATIGIELSHPDPGVQQLYFEQFQELRKFLVMETKEEWDWLLHTYDDTGRQISRIETTLSSVNIFKREDWPALISFFKPRIIALDAFWSNVKYSFEALR from the coding sequence ATGTACTCCCGACAGGAAGCTTCGCAATTACGACAGGAGTTTTGGACAGCCTTTGGGCAATATATGCAGCCTATTCTTTCCGCAGAGGGTGGAAAGGTGAATTGGGTTAATTATAAAACTGGAGAAAAGTATATCTATTTTAAGATGCAGGCAGATAAAAAAAAGGCAACTATTGGAATAGAGCTTTCTCATCCAGATCCTGGCGTTCAACAATTATACTTTGAGCAGTTTCAAGAGCTACGCAAATTTTTAGTGATGGAAACAAAAGAGGAGTGGGATTGGTTATTACATACGTATGATGATACGGGTCGCCAGATTAGCCGTATTGAAACAACGCTGTCGTCTGTCAATATTTTTAAACGTGAGGATTGGCCAGCGTTGATCTCGTTTTTCAAACCACGTATTATAGCACTGGATGCTTTTTGGAGTAATGTAAAATACAGTTTTGAAGCTTTGCGATAA
- a CDS encoding DUF1028 domain-containing protein, with protein sequence MKTLFLLIGYALLQCQTQAQVYKQDNRLAHTFSIVARDSATGELGVAVESHWFSVGTAVSWAEAGVGAIATQSFTNKSFGIRGLELLKSGLTAQQALDKLLSDDEGREVRQVAIVDTKGNVATHTGKNCIQYATHIQGSSYSVQSNMMLTPNVSKAMSASIESTKGKSLGERLLLALEAAQKAGGDIRGQQSAALLVVPGKSEGKTWDERTVDLRVDDNPQPIKELRRLYSVHQAYQHMNNGDLAVEKNDMTTAMNEYNAAMKMFPQNLEMQYWTAITLANNKQVEKAIPMLKKIYAKDRNWQELTRRLPKVNLLTVSQAELQRLLNP encoded by the coding sequence ATGAAAACATTATTTCTCCTCATAGGCTACGCGCTCCTTCAATGTCAAACTCAAGCCCAGGTATACAAACAAGACAATCGACTAGCTCATACTTTTTCTATTGTAGCACGAGATAGCGCAACAGGTGAGTTAGGAGTTGCTGTTGAAAGCCACTGGTTCTCCGTTGGTACAGCGGTTAGCTGGGCAGAAGCTGGCGTAGGTGCAATTGCCACCCAATCATTTACAAACAAATCGTTTGGTATACGTGGCTTGGAACTTCTTAAGTCCGGCCTAACTGCACAACAGGCCTTGGATAAATTATTAAGCGATGATGAAGGTCGTGAGGTGCGCCAGGTTGCCATTGTAGATACAAAAGGGAATGTAGCAACACATACAGGCAAGAATTGTATTCAATACGCAACTCATATTCAAGGTAGCAGCTATTCTGTACAATCCAATATGATGTTGACGCCAAATGTTTCAAAAGCTATGTCAGCTTCCATTGAAAGTACCAAGGGCAAATCACTGGGAGAACGTCTACTCCTTGCCTTGGAAGCAGCACAGAAAGCTGGTGGTGATATACGTGGCCAGCAATCAGCGGCCTTGTTAGTCGTGCCCGGCAAATCGGAAGGAAAAACTTGGGATGAGCGCACAGTTGACCTGCGGGTAGATGACAACCCTCAGCCTATTAAAGAACTTCGCCGTTTGTATTCTGTTCATCAAGCTTATCAACACATGAACAATGGCGATCTAGCAGTAGAGAAAAACGATATGACGACGGCTATGAATGAATACAATGCCGCTATGAAAATGTTTCCACAGAATCTGGAAATGCAATACTGGACAGCAATTACCTTGGCCAATAATAAACAAGTAGAGAAAGCCATCCCCATGTTAAAGAAGATTTATGCAAAAGATCGCAACTGGCAAGAGCTAACCCGGCGGTTGCCTAAAGTAAATCTCCTAACAGTGAGCCAAGCCGAACTGCAGCGCCTTTTAAATCCTTAA
- a CDS encoding T9SS type B sorting domain-containing protein, translating to MKSIGTLLTILLCITMPYLCKADHITGGEMYYTYEGFFNGMHTYNVTLKFYMRCNSGRSFNNPTVVSIFDKASNSRVRDMNVTLTKQETIQISNPDPCITNPPLVCYEVGYYNFSLSLPSSISGYVLASQVNFRIAGINNLQPGYSQIGATYTAEIPGTGLVDNGPTNNSARFIGSDLVVVCANNNFAYSFAAEDKDGDRLRYSFCNAYRSGITAGGNSPSPTVNPPFQEVPYGGGFAGTNPLGTPTVNPNTGLISGIAPSEGAYVVTVCVEEIRNGRVIAVQRKDVQINIAPCQVAGAILDPEYQLCRDTKSISIVNRSTSSLIHTQDWFIENSTGQQIFASRAMALNHTFQDTGLYTIKLIINLNETCSDSTSALIRVYPGFKPDFTFSGICLNKPTVFRDASTAVYGSVNAWDWDFGDFANPNDIASSTNNPSYTYPSIGERVAQLIVGNSNGCVDTITKLVGIMDKPPINVSFDDTLICIKDNVQLQAEGTGTFSWAPAVTLTNANTSNPIASPKQNTLFIVTLNDNGCINQDTVLVRVTDKVALQVMGDSTVCQGDVIQLRCISDAFTYSWSPAATLNDASLASPSAVTFNTTTYSLTASIGSCSSTGQVTITPIPYPTISAGPDDRICYGTTTQLAAQTNGNSIKWSPAETLSNSNILNPIANPLSPTAYIAMATDNKGCPKPSYDTVLVDVIPDIAATAGRDTAVIIGQPLQLNASPGAVYIWSPGLGLSSTSISNPVATYEAPSDGIRYRLLIFNEEGCVDSAFITIKVFTTKPSVFVPTAFTPNGDSKNDLLRPIAVGIKSIEAFYVYNRWGQLVFSTTENGKGWDGKINGKLQPSSSYVWMVKATDYTGKSFIEKGTTTLIQ from the coding sequence ATGAAAAGTATAGGCACACTCTTAACTATTCTGCTTTGCATTACTATGCCTTACCTATGCAAGGCTGACCACATTACAGGTGGAGAGATGTATTATACATACGAGGGGTTTTTCAATGGCATGCATACCTATAATGTTACACTAAAATTTTACATGCGCTGCAACAGCGGCCGTTCCTTTAATAATCCAACAGTTGTTTCCATTTTTGATAAAGCCAGTAACAGTAGGGTAAGAGACATGAACGTTACCCTTACCAAGCAAGAAACCATCCAAATCTCCAACCCAGATCCCTGTATCACCAATCCCCCACTTGTTTGCTACGAAGTTGGTTATTATAATTTTTCGCTTTCACTTCCTTCTTCCATCTCTGGATATGTTTTAGCAAGCCAGGTAAACTTCCGCATAGCCGGCATTAACAACCTACAACCGGGATACTCACAAATCGGTGCTACCTATACAGCAGAAATACCAGGTACGGGATTAGTAGATAATGGTCCCACAAACAACAGCGCTCGCTTTATTGGAAGCGATCTGGTAGTGGTTTGTGCAAACAACAACTTTGCATACAGTTTTGCGGCTGAAGATAAAGATGGTGACCGACTACGCTACTCGTTTTGCAATGCGTATCGTAGCGGCATTACTGCCGGAGGCAATTCTCCTTCTCCCACTGTAAACCCGCCTTTTCAAGAGGTTCCATATGGAGGTGGTTTTGCCGGAACAAATCCACTAGGTACTCCAACAGTAAATCCCAATACAGGATTAATCTCGGGCATTGCGCCTTCAGAAGGCGCCTATGTGGTAACGGTATGTGTAGAAGAAATACGCAATGGGAGGGTCATTGCCGTTCAACGAAAAGATGTTCAGATCAATATTGCTCCTTGCCAGGTGGCCGGAGCTATACTTGATCCAGAATATCAGCTTTGCCGGGACACAAAAAGTATCTCTATCGTAAACCGGTCCACCAGCTCATTAATTCATACACAAGACTGGTTTATTGAAAATAGTACTGGTCAACAGATATTTGCCTCGAGAGCAATGGCTCTCAATCATACATTTCAGGATACCGGACTTTATACAATAAAGCTGATTATAAACCTTAATGAAACTTGCTCCGATTCAACAAGCGCGCTAATACGTGTGTACCCTGGCTTTAAACCGGACTTTACATTTTCAGGCATTTGTCTAAATAAACCTACGGTCTTTAGAGATGCTTCAACTGCTGTTTATGGTTCGGTAAATGCCTGGGACTGGGACTTTGGTGACTTTGCTAATCCCAATGATATCGCCTCCAGTACCAATAACCCAAGCTATACTTATCCTTCTATTGGCGAGCGGGTGGCCCAACTTATTGTTGGCAATTCAAATGGTTGTGTAGATACCATAACGAAGCTGGTTGGCATTATGGATAAACCACCTATAAACGTAAGCTTTGACGATACGCTTATTTGCATTAAAGATAATGTACAGCTACAAGCCGAAGGCACCGGAACATTTAGCTGGGCGCCTGCTGTTACACTTACAAATGCTAACACAAGTAATCCAATTGCCTCTCCAAAGCAAAACACACTCTTTATTGTCACCCTTAACGATAATGGCTGTATCAATCAAGATACCGTACTGGTACGTGTAACCGATAAAGTAGCCTTGCAAGTAATGGGCGATTCAACCGTATGCCAAGGTGATGTTATTCAATTAAGGTGCATATCAGATGCCTTTACCTATAGCTGGTCACCAGCAGCAACTTTAAACGACGCCTCGTTGGCCAGCCCATCTGCAGTCACATTTAATACAACCACTTATTCCTTAACTGCCAGCATTGGCTCTTGTTCTTCTACTGGGCAAGTAACCATTACGCCTATTCCATATCCTACGATCAGTGCGGGACCAGACGACAGAATTTGCTACGGCACTACCACACAGTTAGCTGCGCAAACCAATGGCAATTCGATTAAATGGTCACCAGCCGAAACGCTATCGAATTCTAACATATTGAATCCTATTGCCAACCCGTTAAGCCCAACAGCTTATATAGCCATGGCTACAGATAATAAAGGATGTCCTAAACCAAGTTATGATACAGTACTTGTAGATGTTATTCCTGATATAGCTGCCACGGCCGGCAGAGATACAGCGGTTATTATTGGCCAGCCGTTACAATTAAACGCTTCACCTGGCGCCGTTTATATTTGGTCACCGGGATTAGGTCTTTCCTCTACCTCTATTTCCAACCCTGTCGCCACTTATGAGGCCCCTTCAGATGGAATTCGCTATCGTTTGTTGATCTTTAATGAAGAAGGTTGTGTTGACTCTGCGTTTATAACGATTAAAGTATTTACTACCAAACCTTCGGTATTTGTACCAACGGCCTTTACACCAAATGGCGATAGTAAAAACGATCTTCTTCGACCCATTGCAGTTGGTATCAAAAGCATTGAAGCTTTCTATGTTTATAATCGATGGGGCCAACTCGTCTTTAGCACAACCGAAAATGGTAAAGGCTGGGATGGTAAAATTAATGGTAAACTACAGCCATCTAGTTCCTATGTCTGGATGGTAAAAGCTACAGACTATACCGGAAAATCCTTTATAGAAAAGGGAACAACGACACTCATACAATAG
- a CDS encoding ASCH domain-containing protein — protein MSLLQPWATLAVAGAKKFECRSWQTEYRGTIIIHASAKKPNKRECQFFEEDAYFKKYIEDMAYLPYGAIIGKVELIDIYRTEWLLQNIEIISFHNWAQELAFDDFSPNRYAWHFEQAEMFSMVLPIKGHLGLWEYNGQL, from the coding sequence TTGAGTTTGCTGCAACCTTGGGCAACTTTAGCTGTTGCAGGTGCAAAGAAATTTGAGTGTCGTTCCTGGCAAACTGAATACAGAGGAACAATCATAATTCATGCCAGTGCCAAGAAGCCAAATAAACGGGAATGCCAATTTTTCGAAGAAGATGCATACTTTAAAAAGTACATTGAGGACATGGCTTATTTGCCTTATGGAGCTATTATCGGGAAGGTGGAATTAATAGATATATATCGCACTGAATGGTTGCTGCAAAACATAGAAATAATCTCATTTCATAATTGGGCGCAGGAACTAGCATTTGATGATTTTTCTCCAAATAGATATGCCTGGCACTTTGAGCAAGCTGAAATGTTTTCAATGGTATTGCCTATAAAAGGGCACCTGGGACTTTGGGAATATAACGGACAGCTATAA
- a CDS encoding metal-dependent hydrolase family protein, which yields MKKLFTLLFSIVSYGAFGQTTYLYCGKLIDGLSATAQQEVTIVVDGNKIIEVQKGYQTPPSGVAVIDLKKNTVMPGLIDSHVHITSETSKNRYTEGFTLNTEDFAFRSVGYAERTLLAGFTTVRDLGGSIALGLRNAINGGYIKGPRIIAAGKIISTTGGHGDPTNGYNHELMGDPDAKDGVINSPDEARKAVRQHYKEGVDVIKITATGGVLSNAKDGAGAQFTEDEIKAIVSTAKDYGFKVAAHAHGAEGMKRAIRAGVTSIEHGTFMDDEVIRLMKQYGTYYVPTITAGKSTADSAKIPGYYPPLVVPKALETGPKIQATFTKAYKAGVKIAFGTDAGVYAHGKNYKEFEYMVEAGMPPMESIKAATVSAADLLGVSDKVGSIEKGKLADIIAVDGDPLQDIKVMGKVQFVMKEGKVYKSVSL from the coding sequence ATGAAGAAACTCTTTACCCTATTATTTTCTATTGTATCCTATGGGGCTTTTGGGCAAACCACCTATTTATATTGCGGAAAGTTAATTGATGGTTTAAGTGCGACTGCGCAGCAGGAAGTGACCATCGTTGTTGATGGCAATAAGATCATCGAAGTGCAAAAGGGCTATCAAACACCACCATCGGGTGTTGCCGTAATTGATTTAAAAAAGAACACGGTAATGCCAGGGTTGATTGATTCGCATGTTCATATAACCAGTGAAACCAGTAAGAACCGATACACAGAAGGTTTTACGCTAAATACAGAAGATTTTGCATTCAGGTCGGTAGGATATGCAGAGCGAACATTGCTTGCCGGTTTTACAACGGTAAGGGATTTGGGAGGTTCAATTGCATTGGGCTTGCGTAATGCCATTAATGGGGGCTATATAAAAGGTCCCCGAATTATTGCAGCTGGAAAAATTATATCAACAACGGGAGGACATGGCGATCCTACCAATGGGTACAATCATGAGTTAATGGGTGACCCAGATGCAAAAGACGGGGTAATAAACAGTCCTGATGAAGCCCGGAAGGCGGTAAGGCAACATTATAAAGAAGGTGTAGATGTAATTAAAATAACGGCAACGGGCGGGGTATTAAGCAATGCAAAAGATGGTGCTGGCGCTCAATTTACAGAAGACGAGATAAAAGCTATTGTAAGCACGGCAAAAGATTATGGTTTTAAAGTGGCAGCACATGCGCATGGTGCAGAAGGCATGAAGCGCGCTATTCGTGCCGGTGTAACATCAATTGAGCATGGTACTTTTATGGACGATGAAGTGATTCGCTTGATGAAACAATACGGTACATATTATGTACCTACGATAACTGCAGGTAAGTCAACAGCAGATTCTGCCAAGATACCGGGCTACTATCCACCCTTAGTTGTGCCCAAGGCCTTAGAAACGGGGCCTAAGATACAGGCAACCTTTACCAAAGCTTACAAAGCAGGAGTGAAGATTGCTTTTGGAACCGATGCTGGCGTATATGCGCATGGGAAAAACTACAAAGAATTTGAGTATATGGTAGAAGCTGGTATGCCGCCAATGGAAAGTATAAAAGCAGCCACGGTTTCTGCAGCTGATCTGCTAGGCGTTTCTGATAAGGTTGGTTCTATTGAAAAAGGTAAGCTTGCGGATATCATTGCTGTGGATGGCG